The sequence below is a genomic window from Myxococcota bacterium.
GACGATCCACACCGCGCGGCGCGCGGGGCAGACGCTGGGCTACGCGCTGCTCGACCTGCGCACCGTGCGCACGCTGCCCGAGGCGCTGCTGGTCGTGCTGACTCCCGAGGGCACGGTGCGTTCGCTGCGCATCCTGGCCTTCCACGAGCCGGCCGAGTTCCAGCCGCCGCCGCGCTGGCTCGCGCTGTTCGAGGGCCGCAAGCTCGACGACGAGCTCAAGCTCAAGCGCGGCATCCAGCAGATCACGGGCGCCACGCTGTCGTCGCAGTCGGTGACTCGCGCGGTGCGCACGGCGCTCGCGCTGTACCAGGTGCTGATCCAGAAGCCCGCGGGGGGGTGAGTCGATGCGCTTCGTGGT
It includes:
- a CDS encoding FMN-binding protein — translated: MASGWCSSLALCLVLAAGPARATVYATQDAALHDAFPDADAIEAKSYVLDDAQVERVRQLAETEVDRKLWTIHTARRAGQTLGYALLDLRTVRTLPEALLVVLTPEGTVRSLRILAFHEPAEFQPPPRWLALFEGRKLDDELKLKRGIQQITGATLSSQSVTRAVRTALALYQVLIQKPAGG